DNA from Ammospiza caudacuta isolate bAmmCau1 chromosome 6, bAmmCau1.pri, whole genome shotgun sequence:
CTCTCCCTCAGCAGGCTCAGATGGTGCAGCTCCAAGGGGAGGAGCAGTCCgtgctcctcagcacagccaccccCTTCCAGGAGCAGGGTGACATCTGTGTTTGTCACCATTGTCTCCACGGGGCATCAACCCCGTCCCTGTGGCTTCTCTGAGGtctctgagctggggctgttcagcctggagaagggaaggcttcggggagaccttagagccccttccagggcctaaagtGGCTCCAAGAACTGGAGAGGTGCGTTGGACAAAGGCctgaagtgacaggacaagggggaatggcttcccactgccagagaaCAGGGTTAGGGggaatattgggaagaaattcttccctgtcaGGGTGGAGAGGCCCTGGCATAGGTTCCTAGAGATACTCTggcctccccatccctggaagtgttccagcccaggctggatggggtttgaaGCAGCccggtctagtggaaggtgtccctgcttgcAAAGGGTGAGATCAGGAAAATCAACCACAAGTATTCCcaaggctgaggaggaggaggatgagctctcgtgaagggctggaaggggcaCCCCAGCACCCCAACATCTGGTCTACAATGCCTTTTACTGCACCATCAGGGGTACTGTGAGTTGGAAATGTGGGCTCTGATGCTGATAACCTGCTGCAAGCCTGTCATGGTTTGGCACTGGCCAAatgccaggcacccacaaaAGCCATTCACTCACTTTCTCCTGCTCTCAtctgggcagaggagagggaaacaaaaattaacacAGGGCTCATGAGTTCACATGaggactgggagaaaaaaatagtctacgcaaaaaaaaagttcaaattTTCTGGTATCcagtaaattatttattaacaGATTCAGAAGAcgataatgaaaaataaaataaaactttaaatcACCTTTCTTTCCCTAGCCCCTCCGTCTTTCCCATTCAtagtgcagggagacagggcaTGGACGTCCTTCACCAGCATTGAAGCACTGCCAATAAAACACTGTTTACCTGGAAACGACCCCTGTTATCCATTAAACAAAAAGAGACAGCATATCCAGGTAATAATTAAAACACAGATAtcaaaatataatatatttggAGGACTTATCTGTAAAAAATCTTGGACATTATGGTGTATAAAAATGCCTGATAATTGTTGGTACTTTCAAACTGTGTATGGCAAATATATGTTCACAATTTCAACTCAAAATTATTACTTGTCTAATACACTTTTGATTTTGCACTTAAACTTCTTGGTgccagaggggacacagccgTGGTTTGTGCTCCCTGGAGCAACCCTGatccccagtgcccagagctgggctggcacagacagGATGGCCCAGGGGCTCAGCATTCCCCACCCCGAGTGCTCTGTGAGTGTCACAGCAGAGATCTCCCCCGAGATcgttaatttttaattttgtgagcCAGGtgcaaaggtgtctctgccttcagaaattcttcctctccactgccttcagctgctccctcagcaggCTCAGGTGgtgcagcagcaaggagaggaggaggccgTGATCCTCAGCGCAGCCACCCCCTTCCAGGAGCAGGGTGACACCTGTGTTTGTCACCAAGGGGTTGAATGGGGAATCACCCCCCTCCCTGGGGCTTCCCTGAGGCCACCAGCCCCACCACACCCCACACCTTCTCTCCAGCCCCACCACACCCCACACCTTCTCTACAGCCCCACCACATCCCACACCTTCTCTCCAGCCCCACCACACCCCACACCTTCTCTCCAGCCCCACCACACCCCACACCTTCCCACCAcatcttcccagcagctccatcatGTCCCACCCCTCCCACACCACCCTCCTATCCCACTCCCCATGCAGCCCACCCACCTCCCgtccttcccatccctcccagccccgggCCTCAGGCTCCACTCCCTCCCCACGGGCTGCTCACCCCAGCCTGCCCCTAAGGCTTTGGGGCCGTCTTTCTCTTGGAGAtgcccctccccagctccatccctgctctccagccccccAGCCTCCTTTGGACACAAACAAGAGGCACTACAGGAATGGCTCCACTGCTGTTCATTGCGCTGCAGAAGCGTGGAAttgccaggaggagcagaaacactgctggggctcctgagtggggcaggagaggagcgGGGCTGTCTGGAGGGGAAGGCAGCCTGGGGGGAATTTCTAGAGGATGTCAGAGGGGGCATGATGCCTTAGGAGTTTAGCCTTTCTATTTTTCATATCCTGTACTGCATTCGTGCATAACTCTAAACTCCATGTAAAAGTGTTAGTTATCCGTCTGCACATTttggtcagacaaaacaatccctCTGGGCCGGAAATTCAATGACACTGCCATCACCATGGAAAAGTATAGACAAAAATGAATTGGGGGAGGGCAAAGTGGGGCtaaatgacttcattacctgaagctgtaattggaggaTTAACCCCTGATCtgtaaatggaccaaacttataTCCGTCTGAAAAACTCATGGCCATTGTCCATTTTGGGTGCAGCCCCTCTCGGAGGCTTGGAGAGCCCAAGGTGAACCTTTTGAAGGCCTTTCATCAATGCCTCCTTTTATTCTCTTCACCTGCTCTGGCCTCTGTTCCAGGGAGCCAGCCCAAGGCATCAGGCAgacaggggctggagggggcaggagggctctgggtgccaccAATGCCAAATCTCCCACtggacaggagcagagcccaacaggccacacctgcagccagggagaggccagggacTGGGAACCCATCAGGatagcatggcatggcatggaaatggatgggatggcatggcatggggaaATGGGTGAAGATGGGAACTGGGAGTGATACTAAATTCAGCTGGAATAAACTTTCAAAAACAATGGGAAACATTAGGAACAAGGAATTTTTTACCTCCAACGGACACATAAATGGATCTCTCCATATTTCTCCTTGGAGTGAGATTTTACAACACGGGTTTTATCCATCATAAGCACACAGAGTTATTAACGTTTGTTCCTTATCTAATACATAAACATCACTTTCCTAGGACCCATTCCCAGGCATCCACCTCCTTCTTGAAGTCCTTTTCTGATCCTGGAGGATCATTGAGAGGGGTCTCTGGTGGTCTTATTCACTGAGTGCGCTAATATTAAAGGTCACCTTTTCTCTAACTTTTCCTTTGGCCATGTGCTCTTGCTTCTTGTTACAGAACTTGCCCCAAAACCACTGCAGGCCTCCAATTCCGTTTCTGCACTGGCTCTAGCCACGAGTATCATCCTTTGTTCTCTTGAGAAGCACATTGGAGCTGggctttcctcctccctcctgggcCCTCGAACCCTATGGCCaagaggagcagggacaccGCCGGGGGTCCCTGGTGGATCAGGGGAGGATCGGGGCTGTTGGGGTTCTCGGGCTGGCTGGCTGTTCTCTGCCCCGAAATGCATGGGATGGTTCTGCAGCAGCCCGCACTCTGAAGAatgagtctggactcttcacttttcagtcTTCAGGTTGTTTCATAAttcttatctacaaaattttctttctgcccagccaaGATCTGGTCAGCCCAGCAGCCACAAGTACTCTGACCACCCCGAGGTGCTGTGGTCTTTTTATGCTACAAACTACATATATGACATTTACttttaattcccaatacctatcacctatgttagacaatGCATTTCTATTCTAAACCATCCCCAAGTGCTAACATCatagcagaaaatggagaacaagaagaagaaagaagcgGGACTAGACACGCCCTGATTCCTCcttcttgtccccataacccctataccaaacatcccaaaatctacattttcaccctgtgaataTTCTattattacaccattcaaacctgtgtggCTTTCACATCCCCATGCCAAGCTGGCAATTCATTGCAAGGATCAAAATCAAGTCACCAGGTGTTCCGGGCAAAATGCCTGGGTCTCCAAGTCCCCCGACGTGGTTCttggcaactctggacatccagagggatgtgctgaatTCCCACAGGGGTGAACAGGGGGCCCTGGGGACGGTCTGAGGTGTTGGAGGCGGTTTCGGAGGGGTCAGGAGAGGCTCGGAGTGGGCTGGAGGGGGTCTGGATGCCAACAATCCCAAATCTCCCTactggaggagagcagagcctgacaggCCATATTCAGAGTGGGGGAATGGCTCTGTCTGGGAAACCTGTGGGATATGATAGGATGGGGTGAGGATGGAGAGTGGGGtggggagagggatggggatgggatcgGGATAGGAGGAGGAAGCATCTCAATTGTGCTTCCTCGGGACCAGAGCTTGTTTTTGCAATGATCTCAGAGCCCTTCCTGGAACAGGAGGTGTTTCTGAGAAGCACCCAGCTGCCTCACCCACACTGCCAGCACTGGAAGCAGCATTCCAGTGACACCAgcatccctctgctgctggagggacaATGACCCCTCAGGGAAGAGTAATGAGGAATAGAAAAAACTTATTTAGACAGGTCAGGCAGTTGGACAATGGGACACTCTGCAGGGAAGGAGTGTTTCTTATCAGGAGGGAAAGATGAGCCGGTCACAAAAAATCTTCATTTAGAGCTTCTGACAAAAGCCACTTCCGCTGtcggaaaaaaaaaaccaccaaaagaACCCCCACACCCAACATAAATAACTCAGAGGAACTGAATATCTGAAGTACGCAAAGTTGTAATTTTTGacttccccaaacccccatgACGGCACCAAGCCCTGAGAAACAACATCaggacagggcacagagaggagccagcaggaCAGGAATGGGGAGCTCCTGGTGAGCTCCTGGTGATTTGGGCACTTTCTCCTTCATGTCCCTGACCTGGCAGGAGCCGCTTTAGGACATGGATCCCAAGGGAGCAAGAGGGACCAGGAAGCTCCGCTGATCTGCACAGAGCcctttgcctgctgctgccccacagggaACAGGTCAGTGGAATGTTTGCCTTCCTCCCTACCCCaccttcctctcctgcagcagctgctctgttcctgccACCCTCTCCCAGTGACCGCAGGGCCCTCCCCAGatcctctctctcctcttgTGCATCCTGTCTGTATCCTAATACTGAAATGGGCCAAAACAAACTTTATAACACAATGCAAAGCATGAAGAAGCAGGAATTCTTGACCTGCACAGGACACAGAGGGATCTCTCCTTGTGTTGGGTGTATGGTGAGACTTTACAACAGGGTATTAATCCATTAGAAACACATGTAGGCATTTAGAAGTTTTTCTTATCTAATACATAAACACCATTTTCCTAGAACTCATTTCCATGCGTCCACCTCCTCCTGGAAGTAATTTTATGATCCATGAGGTTCATTTAGAGGGGTCTCTGTGGTGGTCACATTCAATGAATGCTGCCATATTAAAGGTGCCCTTGCCTTGAACATTTCCTCTGGCCATGCACTGTTGCCTCTTGTTCCagaatttgccccaaaatcacTGCAGGCCTTCTGATCTGTTTCTGCACTGCTTCCTGCCATGTTTGTCATCCTGTGTGCCAGCCTTTACATCCTGTGAGAAATAACCACccactttaaaaaatttttaaagatttattaaaccttaacaaaaaatgcaacaaaaggACTAAATAAGGAGAAGCAGGCCTGGGAGCTTCCCTCATGGCTGCCCACCACGTGGCTGGCTGATCTTCAAGATGGATGCTTCACCTTTGATACGCCGGGGGTTGCATCAGCTAAAcctggcccctcccaaagtctgtcagtcagcCCTTCTTTGTGTTTactgctggagcctgctttcCTGCAGCTTGACTGGAGGGTCAGGTGTTCTCATGCTGCACCTCTTCCCCCCCCAGCAACAAGCTTTTGTACACCCCTTCTTTCCACCTGTTCTAGATGACTCAGGCTCTCTGATGTCAACAACACCGTAAGAGGAGAAGGGGACTCTGGGGACAACAGGGGACATCTAAACAACAGACTGCAATAACATACATCAATACAGCTTCTCTTAATATTCACACAGTATTCATCCCTTAACTGTGAGAGGAATCATCCCATTATCTATCTATAACACATCCTTTAAAATTTTGGCCACTTTACTTTTGAAAAACTCCAGAAGAACTGAAAATGTTCATTCACTATGTTATTTATCAGCCTCCAGCTAACCAGTCCGACCCTCCCACCTCCCTCTCCCACCCCACAATTTCAActgccctcctcccctgcacatctccctcctccccagtcCTCCTCCACCCACATCCTTCCCACTGCAGGGTGTTGCTGAGGAGCCACATGGTCCATCGCTGTATTCTCCAAGCACTGACTGCCCATCCACTCTGACCATAGACACGGGCcacatcccactgcctgcccagcatCCATCCATGGAGGTGAGCACCATGTCCCCTCTTTTCACCTCACCGACTGACACACCTGCTCAGTGTGAGATCAATGTCTCCAACATGGCCATAGACTTTATGATGCTGATCGTTGGTCTctgtgggctggctgggaatgGAGTTATTCTCTGGCTCCTGCATGTTAATGCCATCACCCACTTCATCTCCAAACAGGCCAATGTTgacttcctcttcctcatctttATGTTGCCCTCCACCCTGCTCTTCCTTGTGGAGGAGGTTTCCTGCTCTGCTATAATGCCCCTGATGTATTTGAGCTTGCTTTTCCAGCTGTCACTGTTCACCTACATTATAGGGCTGTACCGGCTGACATTCATCAGCATTCAGAGGTGCAGGTCTGTCCTCTGCCTGGTATTCTGTGGTTGCCAACTGTCCGAACACTTGTTGTGGGTGTTGATGACTCCCCTGTTCTGGGTCCTCCTCTTCATTTCCTTCGCTGTCAATCCCACGGTGACTTCCCTATGCCAGTCACACGAGCAGGACCAATGCCAGGTGGCTGTCACCTCCATGTACACCCTCAACCTTTTTCTATTTGCTGTACCCATGGTCATTTCCAGCACAATCCTCTTCATTCATCTCAAGCCtagctcccagcagcagccacacaagAGGCTTGACATTGTTATCTTGCTCGTTGCACTCGTCAGTCTGCCCCTCAGTCTCTGgtttctcctgcagcagctcggTTACACAGTTGTGTCCTCCCAGGCGCTTTTCCTACTTGGCTGCATCAACAGCAGCATCAAACCCTTCATCTGCTTTTTGGTGGGGAACTGGAAGAGAGACTACTCCacggggagctgctggagacactgctccatggggagctgcaggaggtaCTTCACCATGCAGTCTTTAAGGGAGGCGATCCACAGGGTCTTTGGGGAGCCAGAAGAAAACACTGCCTATGGAGGTGATCCTGTTGTGAACACAGTTATCTGAGCCTATTGATCCCTTCCACTGCACTGCTGAAGGACCCCAGGACAGTGGCTGAGGGATTCCTTGAGTCTCCTGATCAATAAATACCCACAGGAtcaccctccctgtgctgctgcatccccagcccctTTCCAGGCCGCTCTGGGCTCTGATCCGTGCTTGGGAGGCCTCAGCcttgaggagcagcccctgggctcagctcctgtgGCGCTGATCAGAAAcaccctctgctcccagcaactgctgctgcccaaccacCTCCTGGGCTTTCATCAACAGCCTTGGAAATTATTGTACTGCCCTGGATgccacagcatccctgctctgccactgtCCCAGGAAGCTGCCGGCCCCAAGTGTGGCCAGGCTGAGCCATTGCTGTGAGTGCCGCCCATGCCTTGGGGCCCTGTGAGCAGCGGCCCCAAAGGAGAGCCTtggagctctgctgggcccAGCAGCGCTGAGCAGAagctccctggcactggggcctctcccagctgggatctctcctggctgctgccctgggctgatcCCCGAACGCCGACGGCTCCTGGGCCCATCCCCGCAGGGCTCCAGGCCCAGCCcttggcccagggaggagatgcAAAGGGATCCGCAGGGAGCATTTCACTGCCTGCCAGGGCAATTGCTCACAGGCACCTTGCACTcactctgcctggctgctggctgtgtgCACACACGTCTGCATCTGCTCTGgcaaatgtggcagaaatgctgctctctcagCTGTGTTAGTACCTGAGACATCTCACTGGAGCAGGCCTGCAAGGAAGTATCAGGCATAAATAAGGTTAAATGATGCTAAGTGATATTCCTCAGCTGAATTGTTCAGTTTAAGGTGTAACTGAATTACTGTTAAGTTTGAGTGCTCTAAAGCATTCAGGCCATTTGCCTTTTAATCCTTATCCTTACTGTCCTTTTGTCACCTGCCCTTGCACTCACAcaaaagcacacacacagggacagaactTTGTCGTGCTGCTGCTTGTTATTAAACCTGGTTTTTACTGATTTCATTGCTGGTGGTTTTGTGCCTTCAGAAATTCTTCCTCTGCCCTGGCTTTGGCCTCTCCCTCAGCAGGCTCAGATGGTGCAGCTCCAAGGGGAGGAGCAGTCCgtgctcctcagcacagccaccccCTTCCAGGAGCAGGGTGACATCTGTGTTTGTCACCATTGTCTCCACGGGGCATCAACCCCGTCCCTGTGGCTACTCTGAGGtctctgagctggggctgttcagcctggagaagggaaggcttcagggagaccttagagccccttccagggcctaaagaGGCTCCAAGAACTGGAGAGGCGCGTTGGACAAAGGCctgaagtgacaggacaaggcagaatggcttcccactgccagagaaCAGGGTTAGGGggaatattgggaagaaattcctccctgtcagggtggagaggccctggcacaggttcccAGAGATGCTCTggcctccccatccctggaggtgttccaGGCCAAGCTGGATGGAGTTTGAAGCAGCcgggtctagtggaaggtgtccctgcttgcAAAGGGTGAGACCgggaaaaaacaaccacaaGTATTCCcaaggctgaggaggaggaggatgagctCTGGTGAAGAGCTGCAAGGGGCACCACAGCACCCCAGAATCTGATCTCCAATAACTTTTATTGCATCATCAGGGGTACTGTCAGTAAGAAATGTGGGCTCTGATGCTGATAACCTGCTGCAAGCCTGTCGTGGTTTGGCACTGGCCAAACGCCAGGCACCCGCGAAAGCCGTTCACTCACCTTCTCCTGCTCTCAtctgggcagaggagagggaaacaaaaattaacaaagGGCTCCTGAGGTGATATTAAGCCTGGGACAAAAAACACtccaagaagaggaaaaaaaaaagtttcaaatgTAATGGTGTAAAgagccttttttaaaaagagaggaaTGAGGTACTTTCACTGAGATAGCAATCACAGGACACCTAATTCTTTCTGTGAAAACGAATTTATTGCTCCCTTAACAGGAGAAACAAACAATCTTCTGGCCTCACTCAGTCCGGAAGATGCCATCAGGATTATGAGGGAGCAGTTgacgatgaccagacagaatcctttgtttgaatggaatttatgcaccatatatgagatgtatgaatatgcaacagacAGGAGGCGCCAGGAAGGATCTGGATGGTGCTGATCCCAAATGTCCTgatgggagagcagcagagcctgacGGGCAGAGCTTCAACATGGGGAGtggccatgggatgggatgggatgggatgggatgggatgggatgggatgggatgggatgggatgggatggggtggtgTGTCGTGGCGTGGCGTGGCGAGGCGTGGCGTGGCATGAGGAGTGGAGATGGGAATTGGGAGTGATACCAAAATCAGCCAGAATAAACTTTGCAACAGAATAGGAAGCATTAGGAAGCATAGGACACACAGATGGATATCTCCATATTTCTGTTTGGGGAGACTTTCCAACAGGGGTTTTATCCATCATAAACACAGAGTCATTAAAGTGTGTTTCTTATCTAATACATAAACATCACTTTCCTAGGACTCATTTCCATGAATCTATCTCCTTCTCCAAGTCCTTTCCTGGGCCTGGAGGATCATTCAGAGGGGTCTCTGGTGGTCTCATTCACTGAGTGCTCAGATATTACAGGCGACCTTGCCTTGAACTTTTCCTTTGGCCATGTGCTCTTCCTTCTTGTTACAGAACTTGCCCCAAAAGCCCTGCAAGCCTCCAAAAGTATTTCTGCACTGGCTCCAGCCACATTTATCATCCTGTGTGATCCTGAGGAGCACATTGGAGCTGGGCTTTCCTACTCCCTCCTGGGTCCTAGAACCCTatggccaggaggagcagggacactgccaggggtcCCTGGTAGAGTGGGGAAAAATTGAGGCTGTTTTGGGGGGGATGGGGTCCCAGGGGCATCTGGGGTATTGGAGTCTGTTTTGGAATGGCCAGGAGAGGGTCAGAGGGGGTTGGAGTTGGTCTGGAAGCCATGAATCCCAAATCTCTGCACAGGAGTAGAGCAAAGCCTGACAGGCCACGCTCAGAGTGGGGGAGCAGCTCCATCTGGGAAACCTGTGGGATGTGATAGGATGGGGTGAGGATGGAgcggggtggggatggggagtGGGGGCAGGGATGAGGATGGTAAGGGGATAGAACAAGgaagcagctcagctgtgctttCTTAGGCCCAGGGCATCTTTTTTGCAAGTATCATGGAGCCATTTCTAGACGGGGAGTTACTTCTGAAAAGcacccagctgcctcagcagcactgccagcattccagtgccaccagcagctccagcattcTGTTGCTGCAGGAGGGAACCTGACCTCTCAAGGAAGAGAAACGAGGAATGGTAGAAACCTATTGTGAGAGGGAAGGCAGTTGCAGAATGCACCTTGAGCTGGGAAGGAGTGTTTCTTATCAGAAAAAATTGCAAAGCCATTAAAAAATCCACCTCCTTtgtggcaaaggaaaaaaaaaaaaatcaagatcaGTAACACTAAGCTGTGGAACTGTGACACAGCCAAAGTTGTAAAACCAATTCCGACTGCCCTGTGACCCCACTGAGTCTTGGGGagcagcaacaggacaaggCAGAGAGGGATAGGAGTGGGGAGCtcctggtgatgtggagatgTTCTTCTGCATGGATCTGACCTAGGAGAAGCTGCTTTAGGACATGGATCCCAAAGGAGCAAGAGGGACCAGGAAGCACCGCTGATCTGCACAGAGCcctttgcctgctgctgcctcacagGGAACAGGTCAGTGGAATGTTTGCCTTCCTCCCTACCCCaccttcctctcctgcagcagctgctctgttcctgccACCCTCTCCCGGTGACCGtagtgccctgcccagctgcctccTTACAGCGTCCTGTAAGTGGGTCGCTGGAagtgagagagagacgagaatcttgtttcttgatcagaaggctggatttattgatatattaaatataatacagtataactatactaaatagaataaagagagaagttgcagagctgctagctaagctaagaatagaaagaaagaatctataacaaagttgtgtccagggactctgtcccgAGCTTGTTccttgtgattggcccttaattataaacaagcacatgagaccaatcacagaggCCCCTGTTGCATGCCACAGCAGatgataacaattgtttacattctcttctgaggcctctgccttccagaagacgcagaaatctgaaagaaaggatttctgtgaaaaaatatcTGCGACACCTCCTGCTCTGGCCTGTGCCTGAACAGCCCAAACCTCCCACCTCCCTCTCACACCCCACAATTTCAActgccctcctcccctgcaCATCTCACTCCTCCCCACTGAAtccttcccactgcagggagctgctgaggagccacACGATCCATCCCTGGATTCTCCAAGCACTGACTGCCCATCCACTCTGACCACAGCCAGGGGCcacatcccactgcctgcccagcgTCCATCCATGGAGGTGACCACCGTGTCCCCATCTGCTGCCTCACCCACTGAAGGAGATGatctgtgtgagacagatgtCACCAGTGTGGCCATACACAGTGTGACCCTGCTCATCTGCCTctgtgggctggctgggaaCGGGGCTGTCATCGGCCTCCTCAGCCTGAAAATCCCCAACTATCGCTTCTTTGTTCTGGCTGTCACTgatttcctcttcctcctgctcacaGTCCCCTCTGCCCTCCTTTTCCTGGTGGAGGAtgtgtcctgctctcctgtcaTACCCCTGCTGTACCTGAGTTTCCTTTTGCAGCTCTCAGTGGTCTCCTACTACTGGGCGCTGTTATGGCTGATGACCAGGAGACCTGTTGTATATATGTACAAGCTCTGCAAGTTCTTCTGTCACTGTGACCTTCTTCTACGCCTGAGGTGGGTGGTGGGAAGTGTCCAACGCTGGGCCTTCTTTGCTCTCTTTGCTGTCATCCCCACAGTGACATTCCTGTGCCCATCAGATGAGCAGGAGCTCTGCCGGGCAGCTCTCATCTCCATGTACATAATCATGCTGCTCCTCTTTGTTATACCCATGCTCCTTTCAATCACAGTTGATTTCATTATTTCCAAGGTGgggtcccagcagcagcagcccaaaaGGCGCGACATTGTTATCCTCATCACTGCGCTCTTCActctcctcctcagcctctgcaatttcctgcagcacctcagttACATCGTTGTGTCatcagaggtttttttcttgctcGCCTGCATCCACAGCAGCATCAAACCTCTCATCTACTTCTTGttggggaggtgctggaggcccTGCTCCATGGGGTCCCTCCGGCTCTCCCTCCAGAGGGTCTTTG
Protein-coding regions in this window:
- the LOC131559386 gene encoding mas-related G-protein coupled receptor member A1-like, encoding MEVSTMSPLFTSPTDTPAQCEINVSNMAIDFMMLIVGLCGLAGNGVILWLLHVNAITHFISKQANVDFLFLIFMLPSTLLFLVEEVSCSAIMPLMYLSLLFQLSLFTYIIGLYRLTFISIQRCRSVLCLVFCGCQLSEHLLWVLMTPLFWVLLFISFAVNPTVTSLCQSHEQDQCQVAVTSMYTLNLFLFAVPMVISSTILFIHLKPSSQQQPHKRLDIVILLVALVSLPLSLWFLLQQLGYTVVSSQALFLLGCINSSIKPFICFLVGNWKRDYSTGSCWRHCSMGSCRRYFTMQSLREAIHRVFGEPEENTAYGGDPVVNTVI
- the LOC131559378 gene encoding mas-related G-protein coupled receptor member H-like, with product MEVTTVSPSAASPTEGDDLCETDVTSVAIHSVTLLICLCGLAGNGAVIGLLSLKIPNYRFFVLAVTDFLFLLLTVPSALLFLVEDVSCSPVIPLLYLSFLLQLSVVSYYWALLWLMTRRPVVYMYKLCKFFCHCDLLLRLRWVVGSVQRWAFFALFAVIPTVTFLCPSDEQELCRAALISMYIIMLLLFVIPMLLSITVDFIISKVGSQQQQPKRRDIVILITALFTLLLSLCNFLQHLSYIVVSSEVFFLLACIHSSIKPLIYFLLGRCWRPCSMGSLRLSLQRVFEEQKKKLHREMILP